A genomic segment from Sulfitobacter mediterraneus encodes:
- a CDS encoding S-(hydroxymethyl)glutathione dehydrogenase/class III alcohol dehydrogenase, giving the protein MKTRAAVAVEAGKPLEIMEVNLEGPRKGEVLVEIKATGLCHTDEFTRSGDDPEGIFPAILGHEGAGVVLEVGEGVTTLEPGDHVIPLYTPECRECEYCLSGKTNLCQKIRITQGRGQLPDGTTRFSMLDGTPIHHYMGCSTFANHTVVPEIALAKVRKDAPFDKICYIGCGVTTGIGAVINTAKVEIGARCVVFGLGGIGLNVIQGLRLAGADQIVGVDLNDDKAETGKYFGMTDFVNPSKVEGDLVAHLVELTKGGADYSFDATGNTKVMRDALECAHKGWGESIIIGVAPAGAEISTRPFQLVTGRVWRGTAFGGAKGRTDVPKIVDWYMDGKIEIDPMITHKLKLEEINHGFELMHEGKSIRAVVEF; this is encoded by the coding sequence ATGAAAACCCGTGCCGCCGTTGCCGTTGAGGCAGGAAAACCGCTTGAGATCATGGAGGTGAACCTCGAAGGCCCTCGCAAAGGCGAAGTTCTGGTTGAGATCAAAGCAACCGGTCTGTGCCATACAGATGAATTCACCCGTTCCGGCGACGATCCCGAGGGCATCTTCCCGGCCATCCTTGGCCATGAAGGCGCAGGCGTTGTTTTGGAAGTGGGCGAAGGTGTGACCACACTGGAACCGGGCGATCACGTGATCCCGCTCTACACGCCCGAGTGCCGCGAATGCGAATATTGCCTCAGCGGTAAGACAAACCTGTGCCAGAAGATCCGGATCACCCAAGGGCGCGGTCAATTGCCGGATGGCACAACCCGCTTTTCCATGCTGGATGGTACGCCCATCCATCACTACATGGGCTGTTCGACGTTCGCCAATCACACGGTTGTGCCTGAGATCGCGCTGGCCAAGGTGCGCAAGGACGCGCCGTTTGACAAGATCTGCTACATCGGTTGCGGCGTCACTACGGGCATCGGCGCGGTGATCAACACCGCCAAGGTCGAGATCGGCGCGCGTTGTGTTGTCTTTGGTCTGGGCGGTATCGGTCTCAATGTGATTCAGGGTTTGCGTCTTGCTGGCGCGGATCAGATTGTCGGTGTGGATCTCAACGACGACAAGGCCGAGACGGGCAAGTATTTCGGCATGACCGATTTTGTGAACCCGTCCAAGGTTGAGGGTGATCTGGTCGCGCATCTGGTTGAACTGACCAAGGGCGGCGCCGATTATTCCTTTGACGCAACTGGCAACACCAAGGTGATGCGTGACGCGCTCGAATGTGCGCACAAGGGTTGGGGCGAAAGCATCATCATCGGTGTGGCTCCGGCCGGTGCCGAGATTTCGACACGTCCCTTCCAACTGGTGACAGGGCGTGTTTGGCGCGGCACCGCATTTGGCGGTGCCAAGGGCCGCACAGATGTGCCCAAGATTGTTGATTGGTACATGGACGGCAAAATTGAGATTGATCCGATGATTACCCACAAGTTGAAGCTTGAAGAGATCAACCACGGGTTCGAGCTGATGCACGAAGGCAAAAGCATTCGTGCGGTTGTCGAATTCTGA
- a CDS encoding xanthine dehydrogenase family protein molybdopterin-binding subunit, whose translation MGRVRTIARRSFLVGSAAVLGGVAFGTYLYKREVENPLLDQLAPGEVAFNPYVMIDRDGITLITPRADVGQGAYSVQAHLIAEELDVDVAQVRLDPGPPAAAYYNHVVAVEGMPIAAVSDSFFAKAGRGAADVAGKLLGLQLTGGSSTVPDMYDRLREAGAMARETLVAAAMAQTGLARDQLDTAEGAVILPDGTRLLYVDLAVAAAETDPVQDAPLRSPSEWKHLGKAHQRSDIVPKSTGTQAYGIDLRMDGLVHATTRTNPARGGGILGYDASEAETMRGVRAIFPIRDGIAVVADNTWRAFQAADAVDCEWGDSPYIGETEAQIATLDAAFTNELQDSRFRDDGDVEAALGTGDVIEATYQIPYLAHAPLEPMSVVIKLAAGRLDIWTGTQIPRFMQVNAAKLAGLEAEQVYVHVLMSGGSFGRRLEDDYVLQAVEIARQMPDVPIKMTWSREEDFTHDFPRPMQLARARGKVAQGAVTAFDLGISATSVTESSLGRLGQPAMGPDVAIVAGAWDQPFAIPDYRVTGYRAPAMVPVSSWRSVGASGNGFLHESFMDELCHAAGADPLQERLRLCSHEVSRKVLETVGEMSSWGSDLGPRRGRGVAFVLAFGVPVAQVIEVTDTDAGIRIDKVFAAADVGRILDPVNFEAQVTGGVIWGLGHAMNCELTYEGGVPQQDNYHAFEGMRLYQTPQITVRGLENGDKIRGIGEPGVPPAAPALANAIFDATGQRIREMPFDKHVRFA comes from the coding sequence ATGGGACGCGTGCGCACGATTGCCCGCCGCAGCTTTCTGGTTGGGTCTGCCGCCGTTTTGGGCGGTGTGGCCTTTGGCACCTATCTTTACAAACGCGAGGTCGAGAACCCGCTTTTAGATCAGCTCGCGCCAGGCGAGGTGGCCTTTAATCCCTATGTGATGATCGATAGGGATGGCATTACCCTGATCACGCCCCGTGCGGATGTGGGGCAGGGTGCCTATTCTGTTCAGGCACATCTGATTGCCGAAGAGTTGGATGTGGATGTGGCGCAAGTTCGCCTTGATCCCGGCCCGCCAGCCGCAGCCTATTACAACCACGTGGTTGCCGTTGAGGGGATGCCGATAGCGGCGGTTTCCGACAGCTTCTTTGCAAAAGCAGGACGCGGAGCTGCCGATGTTGCGGGCAAGCTGCTGGGGCTGCAACTTACTGGCGGGTCTTCAACCGTGCCCGATATGTACGACCGACTGCGCGAGGCGGGTGCGATGGCGCGAGAAACCTTGGTTGCGGCGGCGATGGCACAAACCGGTTTGGCGCGGGATCAGCTTGATACCGCGGAAGGCGCGGTGATCCTGCCTGATGGCACGCGGCTGCTCTATGTCGATCTTGCGGTGGCGGCAGCCGAAACGGACCCTGTGCAAGATGCGCCACTGCGGAGCCCATCTGAATGGAAACATTTAGGCAAGGCTCACCAGCGCAGCGATATCGTTCCCAAATCGACCGGCACGCAAGCCTATGGCATTGATTTGCGAATGGATGGTCTGGTCCATGCCACCACCCGGACCAACCCGGCGCGCGGGGGCGGAATTCTGGGCTATGACGCGTCAGAAGCCGAAACAATGCGTGGCGTGCGGGCCATCTTTCCGATCCGTGACGGCATTGCCGTCGTCGCGGATAACACCTGGAGGGCCTTTCAGGCTGCGGATGCGGTTGATTGTGAGTGGGGCGACAGCCCTTACATCGGTGAAACCGAGGCACAGATTGCAACGCTTGATGCGGCGTTTACCAATGAATTGCAGGACAGCCGGTTTCGCGATGATGGCGATGTAGAAGCTGCGTTGGGCACTGGTGACGTGATTGAGGCGACTTACCAAATCCCCTATCTGGCACATGCACCGTTGGAGCCGATGAGTGTTGTTATCAAACTGGCCGCTGGACGGCTGGACATCTGGACCGGTACGCAAATCCCGCGGTTTATGCAGGTCAACGCAGCCAAGTTGGCTGGGCTGGAGGCCGAGCAAGTGTACGTTCATGTCCTGATGTCTGGCGGCAGTTTTGGTCGGCGGCTCGAGGATGATTATGTGCTGCAGGCTGTCGAGATTGCTCGGCAGATGCCGGATGTGCCGATCAAGATGACCTGGAGTCGTGAAGAAGATTTCACGCATGATTTTCCCCGCCCCATGCAATTGGCGCGCGCCCGTGGGAAGGTGGCGCAAGGTGCGGTGACGGCGTTTGATCTGGGCATTTCTGCAACCTCCGTAACGGAAAGCAGCCTTGGTCGTTTGGGCCAACCGGCGATGGGGCCGGACGTGGCCATCGTCGCAGGCGCATGGGACCAACCCTTTGCCATTCCCGACTACCGCGTCACCGGATATCGCGCGCCTGCGATGGTCCCGGTCAGTTCCTGGCGTTCCGTTGGGGCATCGGGCAACGGGTTTTTGCACGAAAGTTTCATGGATGAGCTATGCCATGCGGCGGGTGCCGATCCCTTGCAGGAACGCCTGCGCCTGTGCAGTCACGAGGTGTCGCGCAAGGTTCTGGAAACTGTTGGCGAGATGTCGAGCTGGGGCAGCGATCTTGGTCCCCGGCGTGGGCGCGGGGTTGCCTTTGTGCTGGCCTTCGGCGTGCCTGTGGCACAGGTAATTGAGGTCACAGATACCGATGCCGGTATTCGTATCGACAAGGTTTTTGCTGCGGCAGATGTGGGACGAATCTTGGATCCGGTGAACTTTGAGGCGCAGGTTACAGGCGGTGTGATCTGGGGGCTTGGCCATGCGATGAATTGCGAGCTGACCTATGAGGGCGGCGTGCCACAACAGGACAATTACCACGCCTTTGAGGGCATGCGCTTGTACCAGACGCCGCAGATCACGGTGCGCGGACTGGAAAACGGCGACAAGATCCGCGGCATTGGAGAACCGGGCGTGCCGCCTGCCGCGCCTGCCTTGGCCAATGCGATCTTTGATGCAACCGGACAGCGCATTCGCGAAATGCCCTTTGATAAACATGTGAGGTTTGCCTGA
- a CDS encoding M81 family metallopeptidase, with translation MKVLIAGIATESNSFSPIPTGEQSFEETFVSRRATEETPNLFSAPLHEWRAAAEARGWEVVESLSAFAQPAGPTIRSVYEKYRDEILSDIEAAQPDIILLSMHGAMIADGYDDCEGDLAKRARSIMGDKAIIGMELDPHHHLTEDMMQAMDAIVAYKEYPHTDSRERAQELFAIVADTAEDKIKPVMRDYDCRMLTMYHTPFEPARSFVDEMMAREGQDGVLSLSLTHGFPWGDSPRTGTRMIAITDGNADQAEAVAKEFGMKLWGLREQLRASYPSISEALDKVQSGTEFPFVLADFADNAGGGAPSDSTFVLQEVLAKGMKDVALGIYWDPIMVRMCTEAGVGSTMDVRIGGKLGKTSGDPVDLRVTVRGAKSDMAQELGGSKMPMGNAVWLEADGVHLVVNDLRSQTFHPSAFTDLGIDLQTMKAVIVKSSQHFYAGFAPIASEVIHMKGPGAIPPDFTIIPFTKRDDNYWPKTENPFD, from the coding sequence ATGAAAGTCTTGATTGCCGGGATTGCCACCGAATCCAACAGCTTCTCTCCCATTCCAACGGGTGAGCAATCGTTTGAAGAGACCTTTGTGTCGCGCCGGGCCACCGAGGAGACCCCAAACCTGTTTTCCGCGCCACTTCACGAATGGCGCGCCGCCGCCGAGGCGCGTGGTTGGGAAGTGGTCGAAAGTCTCAGTGCCTTTGCCCAGCCGGCCGGACCAACCATCCGTTCCGTATACGAAAAATATCGCGATGAGATACTGTCCGATATCGAGGCCGCCCAACCGGATATCATCTTGCTAAGCATGCATGGCGCGATGATCGCCGATGGCTATGATGATTGCGAAGGCGATCTGGCCAAACGCGCCCGTTCCATCATGGGAGACAAGGCCATCATAGGGATGGAGCTGGACCCCCATCACCATCTGACCGAAGACATGATGCAAGCAATGGATGCCATTGTCGCCTATAAGGAATACCCTCACACCGACAGCCGTGAACGCGCACAAGAGCTGTTTGCAATCGTTGCGGATACCGCCGAAGACAAGATCAAACCGGTGATGCGGGATTACGATTGCCGCATGCTCACGATGTATCACACGCCTTTCGAGCCAGCGCGCAGTTTTGTCGATGAAATGATGGCCCGAGAAGGGCAAGACGGGGTTCTGAGCCTCTCTTTGACCCACGGATTTCCATGGGGCGACAGTCCGCGCACCGGGACACGCATGATCGCCATCACCGATGGAAACGCTGACCAGGCCGAGGCTGTCGCCAAAGAGTTTGGAATGAAGCTATGGGGCTTGCGCGAACAGCTTCGCGCGTCTTATCCGTCCATTTCCGAAGCTCTGGACAAGGTCCAATCTGGCACCGAGTTTCCCTTCGTCCTGGCCGATTTTGCCGATAACGCGGGCGGCGGGGCACCGTCGGATTCAACTTTTGTGCTGCAGGAAGTGCTGGCCAAAGGCATGAAGGACGTCGCCCTTGGCATCTACTGGGATCCGATCATGGTGCGCATGTGTACCGAGGCAGGCGTAGGCAGTACCATGGATGTCAGGATCGGTGGCAAACTGGGCAAGACCTCCGGCGATCCGGTTGATTTGCGCGTGACGGTACGCGGTGCAAAAAGTGACATGGCGCAGGAACTTGGCGGCAGTAAAATGCCGATGGGCAACGCCGTTTGGCTCGAAGCGGACGGCGTGCATCTTGTGGTCAATGATTTGCGCAGCCAGACATTTCACCCCAGCGCCTTTACCGATCTGGGAATAGACCTGCAAACGATGAAAGCTGTCATCGTGAAAAGCTCGCAACATTTCTACGCAGGTTTTGCGCCCATCGCTTCAGAGGTTATTCACATGAAAGGGCCAGGGGCGATCCCACCCGATTTCACAATCATCCCCTTCACCAAGCGGGATGACAATTACTGGCCCAAGACGGAAAACCCCTTTGATTGA
- a CDS encoding DUF2061 domain-containing protein, producing the protein MQHPKRTIAKALTWQTSGLLMMVILGYLTTGSIRAAGGLALASFATGTVTYFIHERIWDRIRWGQILPKDQVS; encoded by the coding sequence ATGCAGCACCCCAAGCGCACAATAGCCAAAGCATTAACCTGGCAAACATCCGGCCTGCTTATGATGGTAATTCTCGGCTATCTGACCACCGGGTCGATCCGCGCGGCTGGCGGCCTTGCCCTGGCCAGCTTTGCCACGGGAACGGTCACCTATTTCATCCACGAACGGATTTGGGATCGCATCCGATGGGGTCAAATTTTGCCAAAAGATCAAGTGAGTTAG
- a CDS encoding TRAP transporter small permease, translated as MRAIAHMLDRLSYHLHRIALVCAVLAVLVLLAAAGWQVIARYFLAQPPAWTEELARFSMVWAGLLGASCAFRMNADPSLFPALQNPKGTIGKLRAVLRTIGVLAFISPILWYSFFGPNMNPARGYLARLAGRQAETMDVPMSLFGIAIPIAFTLIAIHLIAQLVGAFADQTERNPS; from the coding sequence GCGATTGCCCATATGCTGGACCGGCTGTCCTACCACCTGCACCGGATCGCTCTGGTTTGTGCTGTCTTGGCGGTGCTGGTGCTGTTGGCGGCTGCCGGCTGGCAGGTGATCGCACGCTACTTTCTCGCTCAACCGCCCGCCTGGACCGAAGAGCTTGCCCGCTTTTCGATGGTTTGGGCCGGGTTGCTGGGTGCGTCCTGCGCGTTTCGTATGAACGCAGATCCGTCTTTGTTTCCCGCCCTGCAAAACCCAAAAGGCACCATTGGCAAACTGCGTGCCGTCTTAAGAACCATCGGCGTGCTGGCCTTTATCTCCCCAATCCTCTGGTATTCCTTCTTTGGTCCAAACATGAACCCCGCCCGCGGCTATCTGGCGCGTTTGGCCGGACGGCAAGCAGAGACAATGGATGTGCCAATGTCGTTGTTTGGTATCGCCATTCCCATCGCGTTCACCCTGATTGCCATTCACCTGATCGCACAATTGGTCGGCGCCTTTGCGGACCAAACTGAAAGGAACCCTTCATGA
- a CDS encoding pyridoxal-phosphate dependent enzyme has product MDILHNTRPAAVTGLDRVPFPSVDADAPMALLRRCPAAGQTPLMPAKPIAAQAEVAEVWIKDERARMGLGSFKALGAAYAIAHDAEQGRAKGATYVTASAGNHGMSVAAGAAAFGAKAVVYIAETVPEAFAARLSDQGAEVVRAGDNYEASMVAAAQAATDNGWWLLSDSSWEGYMDYPYRVMEGYLALMAEAIEQMEQVPSHIFLQAGVGGLAGSCAALARQAWGDAPRIIVVEPAFAAALHSSIAAGKPTEAGGPVSNMGRLDCKMPSLIALKGLARDADDFVLLSEAEAEAGAGAMMVAGWPSTESGAAGVAALLATSADQRQDLHLTKDARVLCILSEGPEG; this is encoded by the coding sequence ATGGATATTTTGCACAACACCCGCCCGGCAGCCGTGACTGGCCTTGATCGTGTTCCTTTTCCGTCGGTTGATGCGGATGCGCCGATGGCGTTGCTCCGGCGGTGCCCGGCGGCGGGGCAAACGCCGCTGATGCCAGCCAAACCAATTGCGGCACAGGCAGAAGTGGCTGAAGTGTGGATCAAGGACGAACGCGCCCGGATGGGGCTGGGCAGTTTCAAGGCGCTGGGCGCGGCTTACGCTATTGCTCATGACGCAGAGCAGGGTCGTGCAAAAGGCGCAACCTATGTAACGGCCAGCGCGGGAAATCACGGCATGTCCGTGGCCGCAGGGGCGGCTGCATTTGGGGCGAAAGCGGTTGTCTATATCGCCGAAACCGTGCCTGAAGCCTTTGCTGCCCGCTTGTCAGATCAAGGGGCTGAGGTGGTGCGGGCTGGAGACAATTATGAGGCGTCCATGGTCGCAGCGGCGCAAGCTGCGACTGACAATGGCTGGTGGCTTTTGTCGGACAGTTCGTGGGAGGGATATATGGATTACCCCTACCGCGTGATGGAGGGGTATCTTGCCCTCATGGCGGAGGCGATTGAACAGATGGAGCAAGTGCCCAGCCATATTTTTTTGCAGGCGGGCGTTGGCGGCCTTGCGGGATCATGCGCGGCGCTGGCACGGCAGGCGTGGGGCGATGCGCCAAGAATAATCGTGGTGGAACCGGCATTTGCAGCAGCGCTGCACAGTTCCATCGCCGCCGGTAAGCCAACCGAAGCCGGCGGTCCGGTCAGCAATATGGGGCGTTTGGATTGCAAAATGCCATCGCTGATTGCCCTCAAGGGGTTGGCACGCGATGCGGATGATTTTGTTTTACTGTCCGAGGCTGAGGCCGAAGCGGGCGCTGGCGCTATGATGGTGGCCGGGTGGCCATCGACGGAATCCGGTGCTGCTGGTGTTGCGGCCTTGCTGGCCACATCGGCTGACCAACGTCAGGATTTGCATTTGACGAAAGATGCGCGGGTTCTGTGCATTCTGAGTGAAGGGCCGGAAGGGTAA
- a CDS encoding trimethylamine methyltransferase family protein has protein sequence MTDQAIAPARSGGRAARRALRKATNVCMLPGIHNKIPTCEIMTGSQVKRIDAASMDILENVGVVFRDDIALADWRKAGAKVVGDRVYLDRGLVRNLIASIPARFTYQARDPNKNLALGGRDAMFVPMTGAPYLRDLDDVRRNPTLDDLAMFHKLAHMMPALHSSAHHIVEPYDHAISQRHLRITYSSMKYSDKTFMGMTTSPKNAEDVIDMCRILFGSGFVEQHPVVTGNCNGNSPLVWDETMLGAMRAFCRANQPVLCSPFVLGGANTPASVAASVAQLNAEALSALAYTQVIRKGCPAIYGHYLSSVSMKSGAPMAGTPEISLMNFMIGQMARHYDVPWRTSNTLGGAKTFDAQAGYESATTLSSVMHAGANYIWHSAGWNEAGMHCSVAKFIVDAEQCAMAHRMAQGPNFDDFEEALAAVPDVGPGGHYLGHPHTQDNFQTAFFMPELFDNNSIEQWQADGSKEITERALIHARKLLSEYQEPHLDIAKDEELRAYIAKREAEIPACDELNQSY, from the coding sequence ATGACAGATCAAGCTATAGCGCCAGCGCGCTCCGGCGGCCGCGCCGCCCGGCGGGCCCTGCGGAAAGCCACCAATGTTTGCATGCTGCCTGGCATCCACAACAAGATCCCCACCTGCGAAATCATGACGGGATCACAGGTGAAACGTATTGATGCGGCCTCCATGGACATTCTGGAAAATGTCGGCGTGGTGTTCCGCGATGACATCGCTCTCGCGGATTGGCGCAAGGCCGGGGCCAAGGTGGTCGGCGACCGTGTGTATCTGGATCGCGGACTGGTGCGCAATCTGATCGCATCCATTCCAGCGCGGTTCACATACCAAGCCCGCGATCCAAACAAGAACCTCGCCCTTGGCGGGCGCGACGCGATGTTTGTCCCGATGACCGGTGCCCCTTATCTGCGTGATCTCGATGATGTGCGCCGCAATCCGACGCTGGATGATTTGGCGATGTTCCACAAGCTGGCCCATATGATGCCCGCCCTGCATTCCAGCGCCCATCACATCGTCGAGCCTTATGATCACGCGATCAGCCAGCGTCATCTGCGGATCACGTATTCATCCATGAAATACTCCGACAAAACTTTCATGGGGATGACCACCAGCCCCAAAAACGCCGAAGACGTCATCGACATGTGCCGCATCCTGTTCGGGTCCGGATTTGTTGAACAGCACCCTGTCGTTACTGGCAATTGCAATGGCAATTCGCCGCTGGTTTGGGACGAGACCATGCTTGGCGCAATGCGGGCCTTCTGCCGCGCCAATCAACCGGTGCTGTGTTCGCCCTTCGTGCTGGGCGGGGCCAATACGCCCGCCTCTGTCGCCGCCTCTGTTGCGCAGTTGAACGCCGAAGCCCTATCGGCACTGGCCTACACGCAGGTGATCCGCAAAGGTTGCCCTGCGATCTATGGTCATTACCTCTCCAGCGTCAGCATGAAGTCGGGCGCGCCGATGGCAGGCACGCCGGAAATCTCATTGATGAACTTTATGATTGGCCAAATGGCGCGGCACTACGATGTGCCATGGCGGACCTCGAACACATTGGGCGGGGCCAAGACATTCGACGCACAGGCCGGGTATGAAAGTGCCACGACCCTCTCATCGGTGATGCATGCAGGTGCCAACTACATCTGGCACTCGGCGGGTTGGAACGAAGCGGGTATGCATTGTTCAGTCGCAAAATTCATCGTCGATGCCGAACAATGCGCCATGGCACACCGCATGGCGCAAGGTCCAAACTTTGACGATTTTGAGGAGGCGCTTGCCGCCGTACCCGATGTTGGACCAGGCGGGCATTACCTTGGCCATCCTCACACCCAAGATAATTTTCAAACCGCGTTCTTTATGCCTGAACTATTCGACAACAACTCCATCGAACAATGGCAGGCGGACGGCAGCAAAGAAATCACCGAACGCGCTCTGATCCATGCCCGCAAGTTACTATCCGAATACCAAGAGCCGCATCTCGACATCGCAAAGGATGAAGAGTTACGTGCATATATTGCCAAACGTGAGGCCGAAATCCCGGCCTGCGACGAACTCAACCAAAGCTACTAA
- a CDS encoding (2Fe-2S)-binding protein translates to MKLIANGKEHAVDVEDDMPLLWVLRDELGITGPKYGCGIGQCGACTVHVDGIAVRSCQLAAADVDGDVTTIEGLGTPQSLHAVQAAWVDHQVAQCGYCQSGQIMQAASFLDLNPEPSDDQIDAAMSGNLCRCGTYPRIRAAVKTAAAKLQEA, encoded by the coding sequence ATGAAACTCATCGCCAACGGAAAAGAGCACGCTGTGGATGTCGAAGATGACATGCCGCTGCTTTGGGTTTTGCGGGACGAATTGGGGATCACCGGGCCGAAATATGGCTGTGGCATTGGGCAATGCGGAGCCTGTACAGTGCATGTTGACGGTATTGCGGTGCGATCCTGCCAATTGGCGGCAGCGGATGTGGATGGCGACGTGACCACCATCGAAGGGTTGGGCACACCGCAATCATTGCATGCGGTTCAGGCCGCTTGGGTGGATCATCAGGTAGCACAATGCGGCTATTGTCAGTCCGGCCAGATCATGCAGGCCGCATCCTTTCTGGATCTGAACCCGGAACCTTCGGATGATCAGATCGATGCCGCGATGAGCGGCAATCTGTGCCGCTGCGGCACCTACCCACGCATTCGTGCTGCGGTGAAGACCGCCGCTGCCAAGTTGCAGGAGGCCTGA
- a CDS encoding Lrp/AsnC family transcriptional regulator, with protein MDDIDRKLLMFLQQDSRLPNAQLAEKLNISASSCWRRVKALEEAGIVERYAAIVNPKRMGLRFEAIVHVHLTRHDTEALARFIAAVQRREEVTECYATTGQADYHLRILCRDIDAYNEFLEGFLFVQPAVNSAQTNVVLRRIKANAPVR; from the coding sequence ATGGATGATATTGATCGTAAGCTGCTGATGTTTCTTCAACAGGATTCGCGGCTTCCAAATGCGCAGTTGGCGGAAAAGTTGAATATCTCCGCCTCGTCGTGCTGGCGCAGGGTCAAAGCATTGGAAGAGGCTGGAATTGTTGAGCGCTACGCCGCCATCGTCAACCCCAAGAGGATGGGCCTGCGGTTTGAAGCGATCGTGCATGTCCACCTAACCCGCCATGACACCGAAGCCTTGGCCCGGTTCATCGCCGCCGTCCAACGCCGCGAAGAGGTGACAGAATGTTATGCGACCACGGGGCAGGCCGATTACCACCTGCGCATCCTCTGCCGTGACATTGACGCCTATAACGAGTTTCTCGAAGGGTTCTTGTTTGTGCAACCAGCGGTGAATTCCGCGCAGACGAATGTGGTGTTGCGACGGATTAAGGCGAATGCGCCAGTGCGCTAA